GGCCGCGTCTCAGAAACGTCTCGAGGACGAGATAGCGGACGACGAAAATTCATCCGACGAGAATGGACACGAttgtaagatttattttaattattttagatgttataataatttattagtttgtccatgattatttttgatatcatgcagatgtaaattataatattttaaacttcctagtaattcaatttttttaattgtcgtCAAAAAATCCTGTAATGATCTCCTGTTTTTGTATACTTATGAATCGTTCTATACAGCTGAATCGTCAAACGGATCTCACTTGTCTGCTGATTCTAACTTGGAAACAAAGTCTGATGATGAGCCAACAcccaaaccaaaaaaaaaaactacttcgAAGAAATCCAAGAAAAATGGTtagcatatatttataatatttattggttgtatatataacctattatgttaactatataattataataaatatttaattttgtactaattattatatcattatttttatgcgcAGCTGAATTACCAGAAGACTCAGCTTCTGCCTTGCCTACAAGCTCTAACGCTGATGTTGTTAAAGAGGACTCAACttcagaaattaaattaaaatctattctgAAGAACTCCAAGAAAAATAGTTAGTCTgcatttatagaatttatgtGAATCAAAACTTAActataagatattaaattattatagatgacACACCAGCCGAGTCAAAAAGCAAATTTAATGAGTGTCCTGTATGTTTGGGACCAGTTATGTTCCCTGTTCGTACTCCATGTGGTCATGTCTTTTGTTTTCTGTGCATAAAAGGAGCAGCTCGACAGGCTCGCAGGTGTCCAATGTGTCGTCAGCATATACCTAACGATTTTGACAAAAACCCTGTTATTCTTGAACGGCAAGAAGTAGAAACACTTGATGATGGTTACCAATGGTTTTATGAAGGCaaaaatggtatattttattaaattgtttttcatagaTATTGGTATTTGTAcactaattttctattttaaatattttaggctGGTGGCAATATGATAAGAGAACTTCTCAAGAAATTGAACATCGCTACAAGCTCAATCTCACAAAATTTGATGTACTTATTTGTGGTATCATGTATACTATTGATCTCGATCGCTATGTGCAATACAACAGAGATCATCCAGCAAGGAGAAGGAATGTGAAACGAGAAAATGCCAGTAACATTGCTGTGAAGGGAATAGCTGGTGTTCATTAATTACATGTATTTTCTGATttctatttacatattattatatttattgttctttATTCATTCATGACACTAACTTTGATGTTGAATGGAGATTTAAAtgtctatttagtattttatgtacttagtcaagttaaatttatcattattattaatattctatatatgtTCATTTTATGGTAAATTTTGCTAATTCATAAATGTTGTCAATTTTAttctcattatttattttaagatctagatactgataattttaaaagttgtttgaatatttgtgattaattgagaatttatttttatgagtacatttataaaaatgtaatgtttatttttacttttcttttatataaaaaaaccaatcaataatttaagcttaaattatgaaaatttaaaccatattgttaatattataaagtagtcTTCACATTCAAACTTTATTGGTATCTAGGACCTCTTTGGAGAGTTTTTAAATctgttttaagaattttaaattatatattgttcttTTGGTACAATCTCAATGAaccattacaaatattatattatatcttaagtataattagtataaaaattataagatataaagttttaactGTACAAAGCTtatcgaattattattttacaatggtttTAGTATtgatatcgtattattttcattattaatatcgcTATTCTCATACTGGTGATTTGGCTTTTCATTCCATGGCTGTACATTTCCTGAgccatattgtaaaaataacaagttaGTGGCTATTAGTATTGCAGCAGATAGCCAAAACACATCTCGCCATTCTTCCATTGAACTctaaatttgtcaaaaataataataatggttttaaattcaataatataaaattaaatatttatatgataattgtcTTACATTTGGAACCATAATGCCTACAATATAAGGTGCAATAACTCCAGACAAACATCCAATTGTACCCACAATAGCCATCAATGTCCCGGCAAAGTTGGGACTGAGATCTAAGGCGTTAACTTTCAAACTGGGTACAAAAGTACCCATAAGCCCCATACCTATTGTGAAGCTAGCTACTGCTAATACCTTATCACATCCAGAATATGATGCTGCAACAATTCCGAGTGCTGGCC
The DNA window shown above is from Aphis gossypii isolate Hap1 chromosome 2, ASM2018417v2, whole genome shotgun sequence and carries:
- the LOC114130329 gene encoding E3 ubiquitin-protein ligase rnf146-like; the protein is MAASQKRLEDEIADDENSSDENGHDSESSNGSHLSADSNLETKSDDEPTPKPKKKTTSKKSKKNAELPEDSASALPTSSNADVVKEDSTSEIKLKSILKNSKKNNDTPAESKSKFNECPVCLGPVMFPVRTPCGHVFCFLCIKGAARQARRCPMCRQHIPNDFDKNPVILERQEVETLDDGYQWFYEGKNGWWQYDKRTSQEIEHRYKLNLTKFDVLICGIMYTIDLDRYVQYNRDHPARRRNVKRENASNIAVKGIAGVH